In Opitutus sp., one genomic interval encodes:
- a CDS encoding ATP-dependent helicase encodes MEIIDNINNLLGDSLKKTAQPGSRLKIAASCFSIFAFESLRAELEKIDSLQFIFTSPTFVPDEATDKFAKQRREFHIPKLERERSLYGAEFEIRLKNQLTQKAIAKECADWIRRKATFKSNRSRATMQAFAGVTSPTAQTVYMPLQGFTAVDLGYERGNAVSNFVTKIDEAPITASYLGLFDQIWTDPTKLEDVTTHLCEHISSVYQENSPERVYFLMLFNIFQEFLGDITEDVLPNDRTGYRDTLIWKKLFNFQSDAATGIINKLETYNGCILADSVGLGKTFTALAVVKYYELRNKSVLVLCPKKLAHNWLNYKGNLTTNIFVKDRFAYDVLAHTDLSRESGESMGIPLNRVNWGNYDLVVIDESHNFRNNDAFKDHETRYQKLLNRVIRQGVKTKVLMLSATPVNNRFNDLRNQLALAYEGDPENLRSKLSTGTDINEIFRKAQAAFNTWATLPPQDRTANAILGTLDFDFFNLLDSVTIARSRRHIETFYDTSAIGTFPERLKPLSFHCPITHRTDVIGFNEIFDRLTLLKLAVYAPISYILPSRLAKYEALYDTEVKGGGGKLRQKDREKSLQMLMTVNLLKRLESSVASFRLTLRSLKKNHGDTLQKIADFRATGKDTTFTDHAADYEDSEPEDDDLPDPTAKLGGKVQISLADMDLKGWESALLTDVHLIDGLLAEMDKVGPSDDAKLQHLRTQIESKLASPINHGNRKILIFTAFADTAGYLYDQLAPALHAAHGLHVGCVTGSDRPKSTLKKSYDFHSILTLFSPRSKEKALTLPNESGEIDVLIATDCISEGQNLQDCDYLINFDIHWNPVRIIQRFGRVDRIGSKNAVIQLVNYWPDISLDEYIRLKERVENRMVIADVTATADDNVLRPESNDLSYRKEQLRRLQEEVVEMEDLKTGVSITDLGLNDFRMDLLNYVKTHGDLESMPSGMHAVVPADSARGLKPGAIFALRNRNPGVNQKQQNRLHPYYLVYIGADGSVVARHTEVKRLLDLVRLACKDRDEPIPAACERFNADTEDGRDMDAYSQLLAQGIRSMIEQKEESDLDSLFSGTRTTALVETITGLDDFELIAFLVVQA; translated from the coding sequence ATGGAGATCATCGACAACATCAACAATCTCCTCGGCGATAGCCTAAAAAAAACCGCCCAACCCGGCTCTCGGCTCAAAATCGCCGCGTCGTGCTTCTCCATTTTCGCCTTCGAGTCCCTTCGCGCCGAACTCGAAAAGATCGACTCCCTCCAGTTCATTTTCACCTCGCCCACCTTCGTCCCCGACGAGGCCACGGACAAGTTCGCCAAACAGCGCCGCGAATTCCACATCCCCAAGCTCGAACGCGAGCGCAGTCTCTACGGTGCCGAGTTTGAGATTCGGCTCAAAAACCAACTCACCCAGAAGGCCATCGCCAAGGAGTGCGCCGATTGGATTCGCCGCAAGGCCACCTTCAAATCCAACCGCAGCCGCGCCACCATGCAGGCGTTCGCCGGCGTGACTTCGCCCACGGCACAGACGGTTTACATGCCACTCCAGGGCTTCACCGCCGTCGATCTTGGCTACGAGCGCGGCAACGCCGTATCCAATTTCGTAACCAAAATCGACGAGGCCCCCATCACCGCCAGCTACCTCGGTCTTTTCGACCAGATTTGGACCGACCCCACCAAGCTGGAGGACGTCACCACCCACCTCTGCGAGCACATCTCTTCCGTCTATCAGGAAAACTCCCCCGAACGGGTCTATTTCCTGATGCTCTTTAACATCTTTCAGGAGTTTTTGGGGGACATCACCGAGGACGTGCTCCCGAACGACCGCACCGGTTATCGCGACACCCTCATCTGGAAAAAGCTCTTTAACTTCCAGTCCGACGCCGCCACGGGGATCATCAACAAACTGGAAACCTACAACGGCTGTATCCTCGCCGACAGCGTTGGCCTTGGCAAAACCTTCACCGCCCTCGCCGTCGTCAAATATTACGAGCTGCGCAACAAGTCCGTCCTAGTCCTTTGCCCCAAAAAACTCGCCCACAACTGGCTTAACTACAAAGGCAACCTCACCACCAACATCTTCGTCAAAGACCGGTTTGCTTACGACGTGCTGGCTCACACCGACCTGTCCCGGGAAAGTGGCGAGTCCATGGGCATACCCCTCAACCGCGTCAATTGGGGCAACTACGACCTGGTGGTCATCGACGAGTCCCACAACTTCCGTAACAACGACGCCTTTAAGGACCACGAAACCCGCTACCAGAAGCTCCTCAACCGCGTCATCCGCCAGGGCGTCAAAACGAAGGTGCTCATGCTCTCGGCCACCCCGGTCAACAACCGCTTCAACGACCTGCGTAACCAGCTCGCGCTCGCCTACGAGGGCGACCCTGAAAACCTCCGCTCCAAACTCAGCACTGGCACTGACATCAACGAGATTTTCCGCAAAGCCCAGGCCGCCTTCAACACCTGGGCCACCCTGCCGCCCCAAGATCGCACTGCCAACGCCATCCTCGGCACCCTCGACTTCGATTTCTTCAACCTACTCGACAGCGTCACCATCGCCCGCTCCCGCCGCCACATCGAGACGTTCTACGATACCTCCGCCATCGGCACCTTTCCCGAGCGCCTCAAGCCGCTCTCGTTTCACTGTCCGATCACGCACCGCACGGATGTCATCGGGTTCAACGAAATTTTCGACCGGCTCACCCTGCTGAAACTCGCGGTTTACGCGCCCATCAGCTACATCCTCCCCAGCCGCCTGGCCAAATACGAGGCCCTCTACGACACCGAGGTGAAGGGTGGCGGCGGCAAGCTTCGCCAAAAAGACCGCGAAAAGAGCCTGCAAATGCTCATGACGGTCAACCTGCTCAAACGCCTCGAAAGCTCCGTCGCGTCCTTCCGTCTCACCTTGCGCAGCCTCAAGAAAAACCACGGCGACACCCTGCAAAAAATCGCCGACTTCCGCGCCACCGGCAAGGACACCACGTTTACCGACCACGCTGCCGACTACGAGGACTCCGAGCCCGAGGACGACGATTTGCCCGACCCTACCGCCAAGCTCGGCGGCAAGGTGCAAATCAGCCTCGCCGACATGGACCTGAAGGGGTGGGAAAGCGCTCTCCTTACCGACGTCCACCTCATTGACGGCCTCCTCGCCGAGATGGACAAGGTTGGCCCCTCCGACGACGCCAAGCTCCAACACCTGCGCACCCAGATTGAGAGCAAGCTCGCGTCGCCCATTAACCACGGCAACCGGAAGATTCTCATCTTTACCGCCTTCGCTGACACCGCCGGCTACCTCTACGATCAGCTCGCCCCGGCGCTCCACGCCGCCCACGGCCTCCACGTCGGCTGCGTCACCGGCTCCGACCGTCCCAAGTCCACGCTCAAAAAATCGTACGACTTCCACTCCATCCTCACGCTCTTTTCACCCCGCTCCAAAGAAAAGGCGCTCACCCTCCCTAACGAATCCGGCGAGATCGACGTACTCATCGCCACCGACTGTATTTCCGAGGGCCAAAACCTCCAGGACTGCGACTACCTAATCAACTTCGACATCCACTGGAACCCCGTCCGCATCATCCAGCGCTTCGGTCGCGTTGACCGCATCGGCTCGAAAAACGCAGTCATCCAGTTGGTCAACTACTGGCCCGACATCAGCCTCGACGAATACATCCGGTTAAAAGAGCGCGTCGAAAACCGCATGGTCATCGCCGATGTCACCGCCACGGCCGACGACAACGTCCTCCGCCCCGAATCCAACGATCTCTCCTATCGCAAGGAGCAGCTCCGCCGCCTCCAGGAAGAGGTCGTCGAGATGGAAGACCTCAAAACCGGCGTCTCCATCACCGACCTGGGCCTGAACGATTTCCGGATGGATTTGCTCAACTACGTCAAAACCCACGGCGACCTCGAATCCATGCCCAGCGGCATGCACGCCGTCGTCCCGGCCGACTCGGCCCGTGGACTTAAGCCCGGGGCCATTTTTGCCCTTCGCAATCGCAACCCCGGCGTTAACCAAAAACAGCAAAACCGGCTCCACCCCTACTACCTCGTTTACATCGGCGCGGACGGGTCCGTCGTCGCCCGTCACACCGAGGTCAAGCGGCTCCTCGATCTCGTCCGTCTCGCCTGCAAAGATCGCGATGAACCCATCCCCGCCGCCTGCGAGCGGTTCAATGCCGACACCGAAGACGGTCGCGACATGGACGCGTATTCCCAACTTCTCGCGCAAGGTATCCGCTCCATGATCGAGCAAAAGGAGGAGAGTGACCTCGACAGCTTGTTCTCCGGCACTCGCACCACCGCTTTGGTGGAAACCATCACGGGGCTCGATGACTTCGAGCTGATCGCCTTCTTGGTCGTGCAGGCCTGA
- a CDS encoding DUF4391 domain-containing protein yields MFTFPPQAAFNRTIPKARIYENAQASKAVRARFAMEIESIVWSYKLAPETINLPPSPGVHEIQVFTVTLKTPTLSEVVLRTIDEAIPSPLFFRICHGDRVQGRIAYKRPSEAAAAAWVVEDAFAGPWHPAATAFPPLPTVLDLGQLYARLLEPYLQPPARPGENLPSHLTRLRELRRLTRETDGLATALAKEKQFNRKVELNAQLRSLKQQQATLL; encoded by the coding sequence ATGTTCACCTTTCCTCCGCAGGCCGCTTTTAATCGCACCATCCCCAAGGCGCGCATTTACGAAAACGCCCAGGCCTCCAAGGCCGTGCGTGCCCGCTTTGCCATGGAAATCGAGTCCATCGTCTGGAGCTACAAGCTCGCGCCCGAGACCATCAACCTGCCCCCCAGTCCCGGCGTCCACGAAATACAGGTTTTCACCGTTACCCTCAAAACGCCCACCCTGAGCGAGGTCGTCCTCCGCACCATCGACGAGGCCATCCCGTCCCCTCTGTTTTTTCGCATCTGCCACGGTGACCGCGTGCAAGGCCGTATCGCCTACAAGCGCCCCAGCGAAGCCGCCGCTGCCGCTTGGGTCGTCGAAGACGCTTTCGCCGGCCCGTGGCACCCGGCCGCCACCGCGTTTCCGCCGCTGCCCACCGTGCTCGACCTCGGCCAGCTCTACGCCCGGCTGCTGGAGCCCTACCTCCAGCCGCCCGCCCGCCCCGGTGAAAACCTCCCGTCCCACCTCACCCGCTTGCGCGAACTGCGCCGCCTCACCCGCGAAACAGACGGCCTTGCTACCGCCTTGGCCAAGGAAAAGCAGTTTAACCGCAAGGTTGAGCTAAACGCCCAGCTCCGCTCCCTTAAGCAACAGCAAGCCACTCTGTTGTAA
- a CDS encoding site-specific DNA-methyltransferase produces the protein MEKLKMHSPDLVAGNIEKIAALFPNCITEAKDAAGKLTRAVDFDLLKQELSGSLVEGPQERYRLDWPGKREALLAANAPIAKTLRPCREESVDFDTTKNLFIEGDNLDALKLLQESYLNKIKFIFIDPPYNTGNDFIYSDDRIEGTQSYLVKSNQADATGVRLAANTESNGRFHSDWLTMINPRLRLAKNLLNQEGVIFVAIGEDEVSGLDILMGEIFGRDNRIGIISRMQKGGGNKGNFLNPVLDYILVYSKNKDTLPSFTETIDEDIYGKTEASGPRAGQKYAEVVIYMPNLDYRENQRFWVSTPDGGEIAPPEGKSFRWTEKRFNAERAAGNVVFKPSNKSKLINRDGSKANYILYQKRFLDSAIDNETARPNNFFPDFQNMQGSKELSALKIPFDYPKPVGLIKHLMFMSKCRSGDIALDFFSGSATTAHAVMQLNAEDGGSRRYIMVQLPEPCDVKSDAFQSGYKTISDIGKERIRRASKLISSELKNKRADANDQLELSEGDESASAARIIEPDAGFRALKIDSSNTREVYYRPDGTDQGDLLEQTDNIREDRTPEDLLFQVMLDWGVDLGLPISSEKIAGKTVYFVDGNALAACFDTDISEDLVTALAKRRLHDLPLLKVVFRDAGYASDSDKINVEQIFKLLSPTTELRTL, from the coding sequence ATGGAAAAACTGAAAATGCATTCTCCCGACTTGGTAGCGGGTAACATCGAGAAAATAGCCGCACTTTTCCCGAACTGCATCACCGAGGCCAAAGACGCCGCCGGCAAGCTCACTCGTGCCGTAGATTTTGACCTGCTGAAACAGGAGCTTTCGGGCTCACTGGTTGAGGGGCCGCAGGAGCGCTATCGACTCGACTGGCCAGGTAAACGGGAGGCTCTGCTGGCGGCCAATGCGCCGATTGCTAAAACCCTGCGGCCCTGCCGTGAGGAGTCGGTTGATTTTGATACAACCAAGAATTTATTTATCGAAGGCGATAATCTCGATGCACTGAAATTACTGCAGGAAAGCTATCTCAATAAAATTAAGTTTATATTTATCGATCCACCATATAACACAGGCAACGACTTCATTTATTCAGATGACAGGATTGAGGGCACGCAGTCATATCTCGTAAAGTCCAATCAGGCGGACGCCACTGGAGTTCGCCTAGCAGCTAATACCGAGTCCAACGGCCGGTTTCACTCCGATTGGCTTACAATGATAAACCCTCGCTTGAGGTTGGCCAAAAACCTCCTAAATCAAGAGGGCGTTATTTTTGTAGCTATAGGAGAGGATGAGGTGTCTGGCCTTGATATACTGATGGGAGAAATTTTCGGGAGGGATAATAGAATAGGAATTATTTCACGAATGCAGAAAGGGGGCGGCAACAAGGGAAACTTCCTTAATCCTGTCCTCGACTACATACTGGTATACTCAAAAAACAAGGACACGCTGCCTTCATTTACGGAGACCATAGACGAGGACATTTATGGGAAAACTGAGGCCTCGGGACCGAGAGCAGGGCAAAAATACGCAGAGGTGGTCATATACATGCCCAATCTAGACTATCGAGAAAATCAACGTTTCTGGGTTTCTACGCCAGACGGGGGCGAAATCGCTCCGCCCGAAGGCAAAAGTTTCCGATGGACGGAAAAACGCTTTAACGCAGAGCGTGCAGCAGGAAATGTTGTATTTAAGCCGTCCAATAAGTCCAAACTGATTAATCGAGACGGGAGTAAAGCCAATTACATATTATATCAAAAGCGGTTTCTTGATAGTGCCATCGACAACGAAACTGCCCGCCCCAATAACTTCTTCCCCGATTTCCAAAACATGCAGGGGAGCAAGGAGCTCAGTGCGCTTAAAATACCCTTCGACTACCCCAAGCCCGTGGGCTTGATTAAGCACTTAATGTTTATGAGCAAATGCCGCTCCGGCGACATTGCATTGGACTTCTTTTCTGGCTCGGCGACAACAGCTCATGCCGTGATGCAATTAAATGCAGAGGATGGCGGAAGCAGGAGATATATTATGGTGCAGTTGCCCGAGCCGTGCGACGTTAAAAGTGATGCATTCCAGTCAGGATACAAAACCATTTCCGATATAGGGAAGGAGCGTATACGTCGTGCATCAAAATTAATTTCGTCTGAACTGAAAAATAAGCGCGCCGACGCTAATGACCAACTTGAGCTTTCCGAGGGCGACGAGAGCGCCTCGGCTGCCCGCATTATAGAACCTGACGCGGGCTTTCGCGCCCTCAAAATAGATTCATCTAACACGCGTGAAGTATATTATCGTCCAGACGGAACGGACCAAGGTGATCTATTGGAGCAAACAGACAACATTCGCGAAGACCGCACCCCCGAGGATTTACTGTTCCAAGTCATGCTCGATTGGGGTGTCGATCTGGGGCTGCCGATCAGCTCCGAAAAGATCGCTGGCAAAACCGTGTACTTCGTGGACGGCAACGCCCTCGCCGCCTGTTTCGACACCGACATTTCCGAAGACCTAGTGACGGCATTGGCCAAACGCCGCCTGCACGACCTGCCCTTGCTCAAAGTCGTATTCCGCGATGCCGGCTACGCCTCTGACAGCGATAAAATCAACGTCGAGCAGATCTTTAAGCTCCTCTCGCCCACCACCGAACTCCGCACCCTGTGA
- a CDS encoding AAA family ATPase yields MLINFRVENFRSFRDEVEFTALATTERQHRDRVFHHAPSKLSVLPVTAFYGGNGAGKSNLYHALKFARHLIVRGGVKPEDRIAREPFRLDPACLLAPSIFGFDLLIDGQQVRYTFAVTHDAVQEESLELLKADTYRTVFKRTRTETKYAWAPDSFKVLKLEPDQDEFVRFKGRDTLPNELFLGAVRGRAIPLLEEVGHWFMHQLVLIDPHSEFRPAEFNLSHIEAFRDYCLESLDRADTGISKITNEPISLDAVKMPKHVMADVLIRLEASKETQAILMRGPERIRYMFSRDNGETKAFKLTTARKDSEGNTVSFDLADESEGTERLIDLLPAFYELTTPDTDKVFFIDELDRSLHTHLTRKLIEAFLASRSATSRSQLLFTTHDPLLLDQDLLRRDEVWFITKQSNGHSDLTALSDFKGVRNDKDIRKSYLLGRFTGVPALRTLPLPSAEPAMSA; encoded by the coding sequence ATGCTGATAAACTTCCGAGTTGAGAACTTCCGTTCCTTCCGAGACGAGGTCGAGTTCACCGCCTTGGCCACCACCGAGCGCCAGCACCGGGATCGCGTCTTCCACCATGCCCCTAGCAAGTTGTCGGTTTTACCCGTTACCGCCTTCTATGGTGGCAACGGTGCCGGTAAATCCAACCTGTACCATGCGCTCAAATTCGCCCGCCACTTGATCGTGCGCGGGGGCGTCAAGCCCGAGGACCGAATCGCCCGCGAACCCTTCCGCCTTGATCCCGCCTGCCTGCTCGCCCCGTCCATCTTCGGCTTCGACCTGCTCATCGACGGCCAGCAGGTGCGCTACACCTTCGCCGTCACCCATGATGCCGTACAGGAAGAGAGCTTGGAGTTATTGAAGGCCGATACCTACCGCACCGTTTTTAAACGCACGCGCACCGAGACGAAATACGCTTGGGCACCCGATTCCTTCAAGGTGCTGAAACTAGAGCCCGACCAGGACGAGTTCGTGCGCTTCAAGGGCCGTGATACGCTACCCAACGAGCTATTTCTTGGCGCGGTTCGTGGCCGCGCCATTCCCCTGCTAGAAGAAGTCGGCCACTGGTTCATGCACCAGCTCGTCCTGATTGATCCCCACTCGGAGTTTCGCCCGGCGGAGTTTAATCTATCCCATATCGAGGCCTTCCGCGACTACTGCCTCGAAAGCCTCGACCGCGCCGACACCGGCATCAGCAAGATCACCAACGAGCCGATCTCGCTGGATGCGGTCAAAATGCCGAAACACGTCATGGCGGATGTTTTAATCCGGCTCGAAGCCAGTAAGGAAACACAGGCCATACTCATGCGTGGCCCTGAGCGTATTCGCTACATGTTTAGCCGCGACAACGGCGAAACCAAGGCCTTCAAGCTCACCACTGCCCGCAAGGACAGTGAGGGCAACACCGTGTCCTTCGATCTCGCCGACGAGTCCGAGGGCACCGAACGCCTTATTGATCTCCTACCTGCCTTTTATGAACTCACCACTCCCGATACCGACAAGGTGTTCTTCATCGACGAGCTAGACCGCAGCTTGCACACCCACCTCACGCGCAAGTTGATCGAGGCCTTTCTGGCTTCACGCAGCGCCACGTCTCGTTCGCAGCTTCTCTTCACCACCCACGATCCGCTCTTGCTCGATCAGGATCTGCTGCGCCGCGACGAAGTCTGGTTTATCACCAAACAGTCCAACGGGCACTCCGATCTGACGGCGCTCAGCGACTTCAAGGGCGTGCGCAACGATAAGGATATCCGTAAAAGCTACCTCCTCGGTCGCTTTACCGGCGTCCCGGCGCTGCGAACCTTGCCCCTGCCCAGCGCTGAACCGGCTATGTCCGCATGA
- a CDS encoding RloB domain-containing protein encodes MSNPRRQGRNRRSGFRETNRFVVVAFEGAETEPKYFELFRTPREKAVQYKPVGNPNHKSKPKEVLQRLERSFRDYKRGRDEGWLVIDRDDNSEAELNSICRKAREQGFHVALSNPCFELWLYLHLRDNAAFADRHDCQRRLSNVLAKYSPDNKGEYDTEPLKAHIALAIARAAALDIYPDTPWPTHQCTRVYKLVQSLQASS; translated from the coding sequence ATGAGCAACCCTCGTCGCCAAGGTCGTAACCGCCGCTCGGGTTTTCGCGAAACCAATCGCTTCGTCGTGGTCGCGTTTGAGGGGGCGGAAACCGAGCCGAAGTATTTCGAGTTGTTCCGCACGCCACGCGAAAAAGCAGTTCAATATAAGCCCGTCGGTAATCCGAATCACAAATCAAAGCCGAAAGAGGTGCTGCAACGGCTCGAACGGTCTTTTCGGGATTATAAACGAGGCAGAGACGAAGGCTGGCTTGTTATTGATCGAGACGACAACTCCGAGGCAGAGCTGAATAGTATTTGTCGAAAAGCCCGTGAACAAGGCTTCCATGTCGCCCTGAGCAACCCCTGTTTCGAGCTTTGGCTTTATCTGCATTTGCGGGACAACGCCGCATTCGCGGATCGCCACGATTGCCAACGGCGTCTCTCCAACGTCCTTGCGAAGTATTCGCCCGACAACAAGGGCGAATATGATACTGAACCGCTAAAGGCGCACATCGCACTGGCCATCGCACGCGCGGCCGCCCTCGACATTTACCCCGATACGCCGTGGCCAACCCACCAATGCACTCGCGTCTATAAACTCGTCCAGAGTCTCCAGGCATCGTCGTAA
- a CDS encoding DEAD/DEAH box helicase family protein has translation MRLKFKVQDYQTHAVDAVVNCFVGQPKQSPARYQLDPGRGQDATGQKLADLGVDGFANADFALPVGKLLENVQAVQHGQNLPRSPQLVTSKASKVNLDIEMETGTGKTYCYIKSMFALNAKYGWSKFIIVVPSIAIREGVHKSLEITADHFLDAYGKRARCFIYDSKRLHELENFSSDGGINVMIINVQAFAARGQDARRIYMELDDFQSRRPIDVIKKNRPILILDEPQKMEGVKTVESLAEFDPLFVLRYSATHKQEHNKVYRLDALDAYNQRLVKKIAVRGISVKGVGGTHGYLYLESILTYLGKSPEARIEFEVKQEKGLKRITRKLGARDNLHDESNKLEQYKGFVIADINANDNTVKFTNGVVLTAGESMGDVSEGNLRRIQIREAIRAHFEKEQMLFAQGIKVLSLFFIDEVAKYRSYQGEAEIAGEYASIFEEEYTARLNEVLTLEDTPYNRYLKGIATAKTHTGYFSIDKKTKRLINPETGKKSDEADDVDAYDLILKDKERLLSFNEPVRFIFSHSALREGWDNPNVFVICALKHSDNTTTRRQEVGRGLRLSVNQAGDRMDYPGTVHQINVLTVVASESYKDFVKALQADISKSLSARPRTADEAYFTGKVLKTATGEVEVSKEMARAIHRYLIKNEFADDEDKITDKFHEATKAGTLPALPVELAPHAEQVFALIATVFTEGQIPPLDDDRKAKVNTLNANFNKTEFQALWNRINRKAVYTVHFDSAELVQKAVTALDKELRVASLRYTIERGSQKEVGSMEDLQKGEAFVVAEHETNELNVSVQSTVKYDLLGKLAEGTKLTRKTIAQILTGVNLAVFNQYKVNPEDFMIQATRIINEQKATVIVEHLSYNALDETYSADIFTKEKPRDDIGKAYEAKRHVYDYVFTDSTNERNFVQELDTSTEVVVYAKHPRSFFIPTPVGDYNPDWAIAFQEGAVKHVYFVAETKGSMSSMDLRKIEASKIECARKFFAKITSTQVKYEVVDSYSKLMELVK, from the coding sequence GTGCGTCTCAAATTCAAAGTCCAGGACTACCAGACCCACGCAGTCGATGCCGTGGTAAATTGTTTCGTTGGGCAGCCCAAACAATCCCCCGCGCGCTACCAGCTCGATCCCGGTCGCGGACAAGATGCGACCGGCCAGAAACTCGCCGACCTTGGTGTTGACGGCTTTGCCAATGCCGATTTTGCCCTGCCTGTGGGCAAGCTGCTAGAGAATGTGCAGGCGGTGCAGCACGGCCAGAATCTGCCTCGCTCCCCGCAGCTCGTCACGTCCAAGGCCAGTAAGGTCAATCTCGACATCGAGATGGAGACGGGCACCGGTAAAACCTATTGCTACATCAAGAGCATGTTCGCGCTCAACGCGAAGTATGGCTGGTCCAAATTCATCATCGTGGTGCCGTCCATCGCCATCCGTGAGGGTGTGCATAAGTCCCTCGAGATTACCGCCGATCACTTCCTCGATGCCTACGGCAAGCGCGCCCGCTGCTTCATCTACGACTCCAAGCGCCTGCACGAGCTAGAGAATTTCTCCTCCGACGGCGGCATCAATGTGATGATCATCAACGTCCAGGCCTTTGCCGCTCGCGGCCAGGACGCCCGCCGTATCTACATGGAATTGGACGACTTCCAGTCCCGCCGCCCCATCGATGTCATCAAGAAAAACCGTCCGATCCTGATCCTCGACGAACCCCAAAAGATGGAGGGCGTCAAAACCGTAGAATCTCTCGCCGAATTCGATCCGCTCTTTGTCCTGCGCTACTCCGCCACGCACAAGCAGGAGCACAACAAAGTGTACCGGCTCGATGCGCTCGACGCCTACAATCAACGCCTGGTTAAGAAAATCGCGGTGCGCGGTATTTCCGTCAAAGGCGTCGGCGGCACCCATGGTTATCTCTACTTGGAGTCCATCCTCACCTATCTCGGTAAATCACCCGAGGCCCGCATCGAATTTGAAGTAAAGCAGGAGAAGGGACTCAAGCGCATCACCCGCAAGTTGGGCGCCCGCGACAACCTCCACGACGAATCCAACAAGCTGGAGCAATACAAGGGCTTCGTCATCGCTGACATCAATGCCAACGACAACACGGTCAAATTCACCAACGGTGTCGTGCTCACCGCCGGCGAATCCATGGGCGACGTGAGCGAGGGTAACCTCCGGCGCATCCAAATCCGCGAAGCCATCCGTGCCCACTTTGAAAAAGAGCAGATGCTCTTCGCCCAAGGCATCAAAGTACTCTCCCTGTTCTTCATCGACGAGGTCGCCAAATATCGCAGCTACCAAGGCGAAGCCGAGATCGCCGGTGAATACGCGTCGATCTTCGAGGAGGAATACACCGCCCGCCTCAACGAGGTTCTCACCCTTGAAGATACCCCCTACAACCGCTACTTAAAGGGCATCGCCACGGCCAAAACCCACACCGGCTACTTCTCCATCGACAAGAAGACCAAGCGGCTGATCAACCCTGAGACCGGCAAAAAGTCGGACGAGGCCGACGATGTCGATGCCTACGACCTCATCCTGAAGGACAAGGAGCGGCTGCTATCCTTTAACGAACCGGTGCGCTTCATTTTCTCCCACTCCGCTCTGCGTGAAGGCTGGGACAACCCCAACGTGTTTGTCATCTGCGCGCTAAAACACAGCGACAACACCACCACCCGCCGCCAAGAGGTAGGCCGTGGTCTGCGTTTATCGGTCAACCAGGCGGGCGACCGCATGGACTACCCTGGCACGGTGCACCAAATCAACGTCCTCACCGTCGTCGCCAGCGAGAGTTACAAAGACTTCGTCAAAGCCCTGCAGGCCGACATCAGCAAGTCGCTGTCGGCCCGTCCCCGCACTGCCGATGAAGCCTACTTCACCGGCAAGGTACTCAAAACGGCCACCGGCGAGGTCGAGGTCAGCAAGGAAATGGCTCGGGCCATCCACCGCTACCTCATTAAAAACGAGTTCGCCGACGACGAGGACAAGATCACCGACAAGTTCCACGAGGCGACCAAGGCAGGCACGCTCCCGGCGTTGCCGGTGGAACTGGCGCCCCACGCCGAGCAAGTCTTTGCCCTCATCGCCACCGTCTTCACCGAAGGACAGATTCCGCCGCTCGACGACGACCGCAAGGCCAAGGTCAACACCCTCAACGCCAACTTCAATAAAACCGAATTCCAGGCGCTTTGGAACCGCATCAACCGCAAGGCCGTTTACACGGTCCATTTTGATTCGGCTGAACTCGTGCAAAAGGCGGTTACCGCTCTGGATAAAGAGCTTCGCGTGGCCAGCCTGCGCTATACCATCGAACGCGGTTCGCAAAAAGAAGTCGGCAGCATGGAAGACCTCCAAAAAGGTGAGGCCTTCGTGGTGGCGGAGCATGAGACCAACGAGCTCAACGTATCCGTGCAATCGACGGTCAAATACGACCTACTTGGGAAGCTCGCCGAAGGGACCAAGCTGACCCGCAAGACCATCGCGCAAATTCTCACCGGCGTAAATCTGGCGGTGTTCAACCAATACAAGGTGAACCCCGAGGATTTCATGATTCAGGCGACCCGGATCATCAACGAGCAGAAAGCCACGGTCATCGTAGAGCACCTATCCTACAACGCCTTGGACGAGACCTACTCGGCGGACATTTTCACCAAAGAAAAACCGCGCGACGACATTGGCAAAGCCTACGAGGCGAAGCGCCACGTTTACGATTACGTCTTCACGGATTCCACCAACGAGCGAAACTTCGTTCAGGAGCTGGATACCAGCACAGAGGTCGTCGTTTACGCCAAGCACCCCCGGTCCTTCTTTATCCCGACTCCGGTCGGCGACTATAATCCGGACTGGGCTATTGCCTTCCAAGAAGGAGCGGTAAAGCACGTTTACTTCGTGGCGGAAACGAAGGGATCGATGTCCTCGATGGACCTGCGTAAAATTGAGGCATCGAAGATCGAATGCGCCCGCAAGTTCTTCGCCAAGATCACCTCCACCCAAGTCAAATACGAAGTAGTCGATAGTTATAGTAAGCTGATGGAGTTGGTGAAATAA